A genomic segment from Aegilops tauschii subsp. strangulata cultivar AL8/78 chromosome 1, Aet v6.0, whole genome shotgun sequence encodes:
- the LOC109767290 gene encoding alpha-1,3-arabinosyltransferase XAT3, with protein sequence MMKAGERPNSKLLRGGRQDSRRFRLLAVVVGFFIVSLTFVLVSKPDAILFGLNGRLPAEQAPASILIQQKVNTPAQKTSTDAVIGGDPKVVDDETYVKPKERRGGEEEDHQVLSEPDPASGMAEPAANKDGDARKSTEETLGGERKDVEDEGEREEEKHAKVTLPTVSNYTIHDAEDAENAKQEGSSLSTNVQEQQGSKPLCDFSNFRANVCEMRGDVRVHPKAASVLFMEPEGSRRDEVWKIKPYPRKGDEFCLSHITELTVKSSKVAAECTRYHDVPVVIFSLTGYTGNLFHDFTDVIVPLFTTAAQFDGEVQFLITDMALWWTVKYHTLLQKLSKYPLIDFSKDDQVRCFKHAIVGTHAYMEFTIDAAKSPNGVTMVDFNRFMRAAYSLPKAAAAALGESPRVKPRLLIIKRHRTRMFLNLEEIIGMAEELGFEVVIDEANVSSDINGFARLVNSVDVMMGVHGAGLTNCVFLPQNATLIQIVPFGGLDWISRTDFGNPSEMMGLRYKQYAITVDESSLTDHYPRDHKIFKDPISFHKRGFEFIRRTFMDKQNVRLDCKRFRPVLLEALDNLNQ encoded by the exons TGAACGGCAGGCTGCCGGCGGAGCAGGCGCCGGCGTCCATCCTGATCCAGCAGAAGGTCAACACGCCCGCCCAGAAGACCTCCACCGACGCCGTCATCG GTGGAGACCCCAAAGTGGTCGACGATGAAACCTATGTAAAGCCAAAAG AGAGGagaggcggcgaggaggaggaccaTCAGGTGCTGAGCGAGCCGGACCCGGCCAGCGGGATGGCGGAGCCGGCCGCCAACAAGGACGGCGACGCCCGTAAGTCGACCGAGGAGACGTTAG GTGGGGAGAGGAAAGACGTGGAGGACGAGGGGGAGCGGGAGGAGGAGAAGCACGCCAAGGTCACGCTCCCGACCGTCTCCAATTACACCATTCATGACGCCGAGGACGCCGAGAATGCCAAGCAAGAAG GCTCGAGCTTGAGCACCAACGTCCAGGAGCAGCAGGGGAGCAAGCCGCTGTGCGACTTCTCCAACTTCCGGGCGAACGTGTGCGAGATGCGCGGCGACGTGAGGGTGCACCCGAAGGCGGCCTCGGTGCTGTTCATGGAGCCCGAGGGGTCGCGGAGGGACGAGGTGTGGAAGATCAAGCCCTACCCGCGGAAGGGCGACGAGTTCTGCCTCAGCCACATCACGGAGCTGACGGTCAAGTCCAGCAAGGTGGCCGCCGAGTGCACCCGGTACCACGACGTGCCCGTCGTCATCTTCTCGCTCACCGGCTACACGGGCAACCTCTTCCACGACTTCACCGACGTGATCGTGCCGCTCTTCACCACGGCCGCCCAGTTCGACGGCGAGGTGCAGTTCCTCATCACGGACATGGCGCTCTGGTGGACCGTTAAGTACCACACCCTGCTCCAGAAGCTGTCCAAGTACCCCTTGATCGACTTCAGCAAGGACGACCAGGTGCGCTGCTTCAAGCACGCCATCGTCGGCACGCACGCCTACATGGAGTTCACCATCGACGCCGCCAAGTCGCCGAACGGGGTCACCATGGTCGACTTCAACCGGTTCATGCGCGCCGCCTACTCGCTGCCCAAGGCCGccgcggcggcgctcggggagaGCCCCAGGGTGAAGCCCAGGCTGCTCATCATCAAGCGGCACCGGACGAGGATGTTCCTGAACCTGGAGGAGATCATCGGCATGGCCGAGGAGCTCGGGTTCGAGGTGGTGATCGACGAGGCCAACGTGAGCTCCGACATCAACGGCTTCGCGAGGCTGGTGAACTCGGTGGACGTGATGATGGGCGTGCACGGCGCCGGGCTCACCAACTGCGTCTTCCTGCCGCAGAACGCGACGCTCATCCAGATCGTGCCCTTCGGCGGCCTCGACTGGATCTCCCGCACCGACTTCGGGAACCCGTCGGAGATGATGGGCCTCCGGTACAAGCAGTACGCCATCACCGTCGACGAGAGCAGCCTCACCGACCACTACCCGAGGGACCACAAGATCTTCAAGGACCCCATCTCCTTCCACAAGCGTGGGTTCGAGTTCATCCGGCGCACCTTCATGGACAAGCAGAACGTGAGGCTCGACTGCAAGAGGTTCAGACCTGTGCTGCTGGAGGCACTCGACAACCTCAACCAGTAA